From the genome of Actinacidiphila yeochonensis CN732, one region includes:
- the ilvN gene encoding acetolactate synthase small subunit, with translation MTKHTLSVLVENKPGVLARITALFSRRGFNIDSLAVGTTEHPEISRITIVVNVADQLPLEQVTKQLNKLVNVLKIVELDPAAAVARELVLVKVRADNETRSQILEIVQLFRAKTVDVSPEAVTVEATGVAEKLAAMLRMLEPFGIKELVQSGTIAIGRGARSITDRSLRALDRSA, from the coding sequence ATGACCAAGCACACGCTGTCCGTGCTGGTGGAGAACAAGCCCGGTGTCCTGGCCCGGATCACCGCCCTGTTCTCCCGGCGCGGCTTCAACATCGACTCGCTCGCCGTCGGCACCACCGAGCACCCCGAGATCTCCCGGATCACCATCGTGGTCAACGTCGCCGACCAGCTGCCGCTGGAACAGGTGACCAAGCAGCTCAACAAGCTCGTCAACGTGCTGAAGATCGTCGAGCTGGACCCGGCCGCCGCCGTCGCCCGGGAGCTGGTGCTGGTGAAGGTGCGGGCCGACAACGAGACCCGCTCGCAGATCCTGGAGATCGTCCAGCTCTTCCGCGCCAAGACCGTGGACGTCTCCCCGGAGGCCGTCACCGTCGAGGCCACCGGCGTCGCCGAGAAACTGGCCGCCATGCTGCGGATGCTGGAGCCCTTCGGCATCAAGGAGCTGGTGCAGTCCGGCACCATCGCCATCGGACGCGGCGCCCGCTCCATCACCGACCGCTCGCTGCGCGCCCTCGACCGATCCGCATAG
- a CDS encoding DUF6204 family protein, translated as MSTRTFRVTVRGVFDGLRPEQRAELLAHAADHDVLSAAFTAEGHLSYDLAARSAFTFRFQESGEEEEDILAASERAEDAARAWLAERGYGYKNLRSSAEDLSQAPLGKRQRREAARKDS; from the coding sequence ATGAGCACTCGTACCTTCCGCGTCACCGTCCGCGGGGTCTTCGACGGACTCCGGCCCGAGCAGCGGGCCGAGCTTCTCGCACATGCCGCGGACCACGACGTCCTGTCCGCGGCCTTCACCGCCGAGGGGCACCTCAGCTACGACCTGGCGGCGCGCTCCGCCTTCACCTTCCGCTTCCAGGAATCGGGGGAAGAGGAGGAGGACATCCTGGCCGCGAGCGAGCGCGCCGAGGACGCGGCGCGGGCCTGGCTGGCCGAACGCGGCTACGGCTACAAGAACCTCCGGAGCAGCGCCGAGGACCTCTCCCAGGCGCCGCTGGGCAAGCGGCAGCGCCGCGAGGCGGCCCGGAAGGACTCCTGA
- a CDS encoding SCO6745 family protein, with protein MTTSEAGTGRRCHNAVSPLHAAVYFAPEPEDELAALGLERGAMAYFAGRAAPLGAVGAGTVTATFYNFNPEHVRRHIPAAWTVAAPEAVLAARLRGADATLRRLLGAEAIASEEMAETARLALRATEACRREARPLYAANADLPVPEEPHLALWHAATLLREHRGDGHLAALAIAGLSGVEALVLHNATGRAPTSALFMRTRGWSARQWAAARDGLRERGLLDEAGDLTAEGAALRGEAEALTDRLDAAPYDHLGPAATARLTELAGGLSGTLRAAGAFPAVHFGRG; from the coding sequence ATGACGACGTCCGAGGCGGGTACGGGCCGCCGCTGCCACAACGCCGTCAGCCCCCTGCACGCGGCCGTGTACTTCGCGCCGGAGCCGGAGGACGAACTCGCGGCCCTCGGGCTGGAGCGCGGAGCCATGGCCTACTTCGCGGGCCGCGCCGCCCCGCTCGGGGCCGTGGGCGCGGGCACCGTCACGGCGACGTTCTACAACTTCAACCCCGAGCACGTGCGGCGCCACATCCCCGCCGCGTGGACCGTCGCCGCGCCGGAGGCGGTGCTCGCGGCCCGGCTGCGCGGCGCCGACGCGACGCTGCGGCGGCTGCTCGGGGCGGAGGCCATCGCGTCGGAGGAGATGGCCGAGACGGCCCGGCTCGCGCTGCGCGCCACCGAGGCGTGCCGCCGGGAGGCGCGGCCGCTGTACGCCGCGAACGCCGACCTGCCCGTGCCCGAGGAGCCGCACCTGGCCCTGTGGCACGCGGCGACGCTGCTGCGCGAGCACCGCGGCGACGGCCACCTCGCCGCCCTGGCGATCGCCGGCCTGTCCGGCGTCGAGGCGCTGGTCCTGCACAACGCCACCGGCAGGGCGCCGACGTCGGCGCTGTTCATGCGGACCCGCGGGTGGTCCGCGCGGCAGTGGGCCGCGGCCCGGGACGGGTTGCGCGAGCGCGGCCTCCTGGACGAGGCGGGGGACCTCACGGCGGAGGGGGCGGCCCTGCGCGGTGAGGCCGAGGCGCTCACCGACCGTCTCGACGCCGCCCCGTACGACCACCTCGGCCCGGCGGCCACCGCGCGCCTCACCGAGCTGGCCGGCGGCCTCAGCGGAACCCTCAGAGCCGCGGGCGCCTTTCCGGCGGTGCACTTCGGCAGGGGCTGA
- a CDS encoding GntR family transcriptional regulator, with protein MNETTHTPAPPGKQMLSEQVYVRLRDAIMRGDHAPSDALKPQDLAKEQGVSLAVVREALVRLVGDGLADRLPNRGFAVPAFSDRRWQEVAEARRAIEPVVLRMSVERGDVDWEARVRAAHHRLARTPAYLPEEGEYYSAAWSEAHRDFHRTLLDGCGNPVLLEAFDRLWTASELARRWSAHRNPDRDGAAEHRRLEEAALARDAGTAAEVLAQHLTQTAAGLTDPIHHESAKDV; from the coding sequence ATGAACGAGACGACCCACACCCCGGCACCGCCGGGGAAGCAGATGCTCTCCGAGCAGGTCTACGTACGCCTGCGGGACGCGATCATGCGCGGGGACCACGCCCCGAGCGACGCTCTCAAACCGCAGGACCTCGCGAAGGAGCAGGGCGTGAGCCTGGCCGTGGTGCGCGAGGCGCTCGTGCGGCTGGTGGGCGACGGGCTCGCCGACCGGCTGCCCAACCGCGGCTTCGCCGTCCCGGCCTTCTCCGACCGCCGCTGGCAGGAGGTGGCCGAGGCCCGCCGGGCCATCGAGCCGGTCGTCCTGCGGATGTCCGTCGAGCGCGGCGACGTCGACTGGGAGGCCCGTGTCCGAGCCGCCCACCACCGGCTGGCCCGCACCCCGGCGTACCTGCCGGAGGAGGGGGAGTACTACAGCGCCGCGTGGTCCGAAGCCCACCGGGACTTCCACCGCACCCTCCTGGACGGGTGCGGCAACCCCGTCCTGCTGGAGGCGTTCGACCGGCTGTGGACCGCGAGCGAGCTGGCCCGCCGCTGGTCCGCGCACCGCAACCCCGACCGGGACGGGGCCGCCGAACACCGCCGGCTGGAGGAGGCGGCGCTCGCCCGCGACGCCGGCACCGCGGCCGAGGTGCTGGCCCAGCACCTCACCCAGACCGCCGCCGGACTGACCGACCCCATCCACCACGAGTCCGCGAAGGACGTCTGA
- a CDS encoding 2-hydroxyacid dehydrogenase: MWLPLPPEEAGALPDSLEYVFWDGEDDFPADPAEAAFYVVPYMKRQETLVRPLAAMAAVRVVQTLTAGTDNVAGHVARMAPGVQLCNARGVHEASTAELALTLILASLRGVPRFVRGQEREKWYSGFYPALADRRVLIVGYGSIGAAIEDRLVPFEVEVDRVARAARQAPRGPVHALADLPALLPAADVVVLTTPLTGQTAGLADAAFLGRMKDGALLVNMARGPVVDTKALLAETESGRLTAALDVTDPEPLPAGHPLWHAPGVLISPHVGGSTSAFLPRARRLLAAQLGRFAAGEQLANVVSVT; this comes from the coding sequence GTGTGGCTGCCGCTGCCGCCCGAGGAGGCCGGCGCGCTGCCCGACTCCCTGGAGTACGTCTTCTGGGACGGCGAGGACGACTTCCCCGCCGACCCCGCCGAGGCCGCCTTCTACGTCGTGCCCTACATGAAGCGCCAGGAGACGCTGGTCCGCCCGCTGGCGGCGATGGCCGCGGTGCGGGTCGTGCAGACGCTCACCGCCGGCACCGACAACGTCGCCGGACACGTGGCCCGGATGGCGCCCGGCGTCCAGCTCTGCAACGCCCGCGGGGTGCACGAGGCGAGCACCGCGGAGCTCGCCCTCACCCTGATCCTGGCCTCGCTGCGCGGCGTCCCCCGCTTCGTGCGCGGCCAGGAGCGGGAGAAGTGGTACTCCGGCTTCTACCCGGCGCTCGCCGACCGCCGGGTGCTCATCGTCGGCTACGGCTCGATCGGCGCCGCCATCGAGGACCGCCTCGTCCCCTTCGAGGTCGAGGTCGACCGGGTCGCGCGCGCCGCCCGGCAGGCCCCGCGCGGCCCGGTGCACGCGCTGGCCGACCTGCCCGCGCTGCTGCCCGCCGCCGACGTCGTCGTGCTCACCACCCCGCTCACCGGGCAGACCGCCGGGCTGGCCGACGCCGCCTTCCTGGGGCGGATGAAGGACGGCGCGCTGCTGGTGAACATGGCCCGCGGACCGGTCGTCGACACCAAGGCGCTCCTGGCCGAGACCGAATCCGGGCGACTGACCGCCGCGTTGGACGTCACCGACCCCGAACCGCTGCCCGCGGGGCACCCGTTGTGGCACGCGCCCGGTGTGCTGATCAGCCCGCACGTGGGCGGCAGCACCTCCGCGTTCCTGCCTCGCGCCCGGCGGCTGCTCGCCGCCCAGCTGGGCCGTTTCGCCGCCGGGGAGCAACTGGCCAACGTGGTCTCCGTCACCTGA
- a CDS encoding YbhB/YbcL family Raf kinase inhibitor-like protein: MSANDPFARLPEASSFTVTSTTVGDGDAWPPEQFSGVFGVPGGKDRSPQLSWSGAPEGTRSYAVTVYDPDAPTGSGFWHWAVADIPAAVTELPEGAGDDTGSGLPEGAFQLPNDARAARFIGAAPPAGHGPHRYFTVVHALGVESVGVPADATPAALGFAMAGHILGRAVLITSAETAA; encoded by the coding sequence ATGAGCGCCAACGACCCCTTCGCCCGCCTTCCCGAGGCGTCCTCCTTCACCGTCACCAGCACCACCGTCGGCGACGGGGATGCCTGGCCGCCCGAGCAGTTCTCCGGCGTCTTCGGCGTCCCCGGCGGGAAGGACCGCTCACCGCAGCTGTCCTGGAGCGGCGCCCCGGAGGGCACCAGGAGCTACGCCGTCACCGTCTACGACCCCGACGCGCCCACCGGCTCCGGGTTCTGGCACTGGGCGGTCGCCGACATCCCCGCCGCCGTCACCGAACTGCCCGAGGGCGCGGGCGACGACACCGGCTCCGGCCTGCCCGAGGGCGCTTTCCAACTGCCCAACGACGCCCGCGCGGCCCGCTTCATCGGCGCGGCCCCGCCGGCCGGGCACGGCCCGCACCGCTACTTCACCGTGGTGCACGCCCTCGGCGTCGAGTCCGTCGGCGTCCCGGCCGACGCCACCCCGGCCGCCCTCGGCTTCGCCATGGCCGGCCACATCCTCGGCCGCGCGGTCCTGATCACGTCCGCCGAGACCGCCGCCTGA
- a CDS encoding EAL domain-containing protein, translating to MSTGAAVLAAPEETAGERGGLLPQLLLALVCGGYTVGAALGWGDTETALVMGDFGLAAGAAAASVSSLLYARRAAGPHRPAWLLFAFSSAMSALGNGIWGWYEVVLRETVPRTSAADFCFLLFAPPAITGLLVLAKRPVTRAGWVCLALDTWLIGGSLLTLSWTLALARTATFDGPSTARMAMSLAYPLLDIVLVSMVLALHFRRSGVNRAAVNTALAALALTVLCDALFTSPLLRAHYRSGQVLDAGWFAGSLLLAYAPWVGSRPHAPRRAGAAAPRVATSLTALTPYLAAAVCTLGVLYDVTTGRKVDRVVLVTACTVVLALVVRQGIMLLDNISLTQELAHKENHFRSLVQGSSDVIMIAAPTGVLRYVSPAAQGVYGRDPEEMVGTELAAHIHPDDLGRVLHEVRRFLAAQPEEQPATRIECRIRSGPARPAARPRPGSGPCPGPQGPLAAAEGAPGQERPGAGCDWLNVESSVTRYQGGLIFNSRDITERVRLQAQLQHNASHDPLTDLPNRALFLERLGRAVGGRRAGDRTAAVLYVDLDGFKEVNDTVGHQAGDDLLVQAARRLREALRAGDTAARLGGDEFAALVTGPDTVPIPHPRTTADGVGGPGGGFAGASAAAGPRSTGAPRTAHEERVLDIADRLRAILSEPYRVDGVEVRVGASVGVAFAEPGATPGEVMRHADMAMYRAKQSGKGRIELYSPQLQADTARRTELAGRVRKALDEGEFTLLHQPVVELSGGRITGLEARPRWRSAQGILFTPAEFLRAEPDGERGLDVGRWLLESAVEQAAQRYGAGHRLPVTVRLSARRLLHRDLPSRGIEHLLARHGLPPGGLVVEVAGGDPRVAPEELEQRLAGLRRLGVRVALAGFDAGYGALGALRTLPVDVIKLDRAFTDGVVESTRQHKITRGLLGIAADLGIGTVAEGVDRPEQVQAMRAMGCLQGVGAAFAGPLEEAPLRRCLNRGGYPVPPDPRREPAVPGEPQTDPNGGTRDPNGTPYVPPHRDPHREPRDAPAGVRHDDPRASRDPVPSSGLPPLPRRSNAETAIPPA from the coding sequence GTGAGCACCGGCGCGGCGGTGCTCGCCGCACCGGAGGAGACCGCGGGCGAGCGGGGCGGGCTGCTGCCCCAACTGCTGCTGGCCCTCGTCTGCGGCGGCTACACCGTGGGCGCGGCGCTCGGCTGGGGCGACACCGAAACGGCCCTGGTGATGGGCGACTTCGGGCTCGCGGCCGGGGCGGCGGCGGCCTCCGTCTCGTCGCTGCTCTACGCGCGGCGAGCGGCCGGCCCGCACCGGCCGGCCTGGCTGCTGTTCGCGTTCTCCTCCGCCATGAGCGCGCTGGGCAACGGCATCTGGGGCTGGTACGAGGTGGTCCTGCGCGAGACCGTACCGCGGACCTCCGCCGCGGACTTCTGCTTCCTGCTCTTCGCCCCGCCGGCGATCACCGGGCTGCTGGTACTGGCCAAGCGGCCGGTCACCCGGGCCGGATGGGTCTGCCTCGCGCTGGACACCTGGCTGATCGGCGGCTCGCTGCTCACCCTGTCCTGGACGCTGGCCCTCGCCCGCACCGCCACCTTCGACGGCCCCAGCACCGCGCGGATGGCCATGTCCCTCGCCTACCCGCTGCTGGACATCGTCCTGGTCAGCATGGTGCTCGCGCTGCACTTCCGGCGCTCCGGCGTGAACCGGGCGGCGGTCAACACCGCGCTGGCCGCGCTGGCGCTCACCGTGCTGTGCGACGCGCTGTTCACCTCCCCGCTGCTGCGGGCGCACTACCGCTCGGGCCAGGTGCTCGACGCCGGATGGTTCGCCGGCAGCCTGCTGCTCGCCTACGCCCCCTGGGTCGGCTCCCGGCCCCACGCGCCGCGCCGCGCGGGCGCCGCCGCCCCCCGGGTCGCCACCTCCCTCACCGCCCTGACGCCCTACCTGGCCGCCGCGGTGTGCACCCTCGGCGTCCTCTACGACGTCACCACCGGCCGCAAGGTGGACCGGGTGGTGCTGGTCACCGCCTGCACGGTGGTGCTCGCCCTGGTGGTCCGGCAGGGCATCATGCTGCTCGACAACATCTCCCTCACCCAGGAGCTGGCCCACAAGGAGAACCACTTCCGCTCCCTCGTGCAGGGCTCCAGCGACGTCATCATGATCGCCGCGCCCACCGGTGTGCTGCGCTACGTCAGCCCCGCCGCGCAGGGCGTCTACGGCCGGGACCCCGAGGAGATGGTCGGCACCGAACTGGCCGCCCACATCCACCCCGACGACCTGGGCCGGGTGCTCCACGAGGTCCGGCGCTTCCTCGCCGCGCAGCCGGAGGAGCAGCCCGCCACCCGGATCGAGTGCCGCATCCGCTCCGGCCCCGCCCGTCCCGCCGCCCGGCCCCGGCCGGGCTCCGGCCCCTGTCCCGGCCCGCAGGGCCCGCTCGCCGCCGCCGAAGGGGCGCCGGGCCAGGAGCGGCCCGGCGCGGGCTGCGACTGGCTCAACGTCGAGTCCAGCGTCACCCGCTACCAGGGCGGGCTGATCTTCAACAGCCGCGACATCACCGAACGCGTCCGCCTCCAGGCCCAGTTGCAGCACAACGCCTCGCACGACCCGCTCACCGACCTGCCCAACCGCGCGCTCTTCCTGGAGCGGCTCGGCCGGGCGGTCGGCGGCCGCCGGGCCGGGGACCGCACCGCCGCCGTGCTCTACGTCGACCTCGACGGCTTCAAGGAGGTCAACGACACCGTCGGCCACCAGGCAGGGGACGACCTGCTGGTACAGGCCGCCCGGCGGCTGCGCGAGGCGCTGCGGGCCGGGGACACCGCCGCCCGGCTCGGCGGCGACGAGTTCGCCGCCCTGGTCACCGGCCCGGACACCGTCCCCATCCCGCACCCCAGGACCACCGCGGACGGCGTCGGCGGGCCCGGGGGCGGCTTCGCGGGCGCCTCGGCCGCCGCCGGGCCCCGGAGCACCGGAGCCCCCCGGACGGCCCACGAGGAGCGCGTCCTGGACATCGCCGACCGCCTGCGCGCCATCCTCTCCGAGCCCTACCGGGTGGACGGCGTCGAGGTCCGCGTCGGCGCCAGCGTCGGCGTGGCCTTCGCCGAACCCGGCGCGACCCCCGGCGAGGTGATGCGCCACGCCGACATGGCGATGTACCGGGCCAAGCAGTCCGGCAAGGGCCGCATCGAGCTGTACTCCCCGCAGCTCCAGGCCGACACCGCGCGCCGCACCGAGCTGGCCGGCCGGGTCAGGAAGGCGCTGGACGAGGGGGAGTTCACCCTCCTGCACCAGCCCGTCGTGGAGCTGTCCGGCGGCCGCATCACCGGCCTGGAGGCCCGGCCCCGCTGGCGCTCCGCCCAGGGCATACTCTTCACCCCCGCCGAGTTCCTGCGCGCCGAACCGGACGGCGAGCGCGGCTTAGACGTGGGGCGCTGGCTGCTGGAGAGCGCGGTCGAGCAGGCCGCGCAGCGGTACGGCGCGGGCCACCGGCTCCCCGTCACGGTACGGCTGTCCGCCCGTCGGCTGCTCCACCGCGACCTGCCCTCCCGCGGCATCGAGCACCTGCTGGCCCGGCACGGGCTGCCTCCCGGCGGCCTGGTGGTGGAGGTGGCCGGCGGTGACCCGCGGGTCGCCCCGGAGGAGCTGGAGCAGCGGCTGGCCGGCCTGCGCCGGCTCGGCGTGCGGGTGGCGCTCGCCGGCTTCGACGCCGGATACGGCGCCCTGGGCGCCCTGCGCACCCTCCCGGTCGACGTGATCAAGCTCGACCGCGCCTTCACCGACGGCGTGGTCGAGTCCACCCGGCAGCACAAGATCACCCGCGGGCTGCTCGGCATCGCCGCGGATCTCGGCATCGGCACCGTCGCCGAGGGCGTCGACCGTCCGGAGCAGGTCCAGGCCATGCGCGCCATGGGGTGCCTCCAGGGTGTGGGCGCCGCCTTCGCCGGACCGCTGGAGGAGGCCCCGCTGCGCCGCTGTCTGAACCGCGGCGGCTACCCCGTCCCCCCCGACCCCCGGCGGGAGCCGGCGGTGCCCGGCGAACCGCAAACGGACCCGAACGGCGGCACCCGGGACCCGAACGGCACCCCGTACGTCCCGCCGCACCGGGACCCGCACCGGGAACCGCGCGACGCGCCCGCCGGCGTGCGGCACGACGACCCGCGCGCGTCCCGCGACCCGGTGCCGTCGAGCGGCCTGCCACCCCTCCCCAGGCGTTCGAATGCTGAGACGGCCATCCCACCGGCTTGA
- a CDS encoding PQQ-dependent sugar dehydrogenase, which yields MCATALAAVLLAAGCSSGGPAEDNPLAHHPSTGAASARSSAPGHSAPSASATPSASPSAAPAKGSAKVVGTVATGLSAPWGLVQLPDGGLLVAERDSGTIVRVDPNTHSVTTIGLVPGVTHTKGGENGLLGLALSPDFGADHLVYAYFSTDSDNRVASMLYDPSRPAGEQLGAPDTILRGIPTGTLHNGGRIAFGPDGDLYAGTGETGQRALAQDKASLGGKILRMTPDGRPPSDNPIPGSLVYSTGHRNVQGLAWDSAGRLWASEFGQDTWDELNLIVPGGNYGWPDVEGIAHHPGFIDPVVQWHTDEASPSGIAYAAGCIWMASLKGERLWRIPLAGTRAAAAPQAFLTGKYGRLRTVVATDDHTLLLTTSNTDDRGTPHSGDDRVLKLTVS from the coding sequence CTGTGCGCCACCGCCCTGGCGGCCGTGCTGCTGGCGGCCGGCTGCTCCTCCGGCGGCCCGGCCGAGGACAACCCGCTCGCCCACCACCCGTCGACGGGCGCCGCCTCCGCCCGTTCCTCGGCGCCCGGGCACAGCGCGCCCTCGGCGAGCGCGACGCCCTCCGCCTCGCCGTCCGCCGCACCCGCGAAGGGCAGCGCCAAGGTCGTCGGCACCGTCGCCACGGGCCTGTCCGCACCCTGGGGGCTGGTCCAACTCCCCGACGGCGGGCTGCTGGTGGCCGAACGGGACTCCGGCACCATCGTCAGGGTCGACCCCAACACCCACAGCGTCACCACGATCGGCCTGGTGCCGGGCGTGACCCACACCAAGGGCGGCGAGAACGGCCTGCTCGGACTGGCGCTGTCGCCGGACTTCGGCGCCGACCACCTGGTGTACGCCTACTTCTCCACCGACTCCGACAACCGCGTCGCGAGCATGCTCTACGACCCGTCGCGGCCGGCGGGCGAGCAGCTGGGCGCCCCCGACACGATCCTGCGCGGCATCCCCACCGGCACCCTGCACAACGGCGGCCGGATCGCCTTCGGCCCGGACGGCGACCTGTACGCGGGCACCGGCGAGACCGGGCAGCGCGCGCTGGCCCAGGACAAGGCGTCGCTGGGCGGCAAGATCCTGCGCATGACGCCCGACGGCCGGCCGCCGTCGGACAACCCCATCCCCGGCTCGCTCGTCTACTCGACCGGCCACCGCAACGTCCAGGGCCTGGCCTGGGACTCCGCGGGGCGGCTGTGGGCGTCGGAGTTCGGCCAGGACACCTGGGACGAGCTGAACCTGATCGTGCCCGGCGGCAACTACGGCTGGCCGGACGTCGAGGGCATCGCCCACCACCCCGGGTTCATCGACCCGGTGGTGCAGTGGCACACCGACGAGGCATCCCCCAGCGGTATCGCCTACGCGGCCGGGTGCATCTGGATGGCGTCCCTGAAGGGCGAGCGGCTGTGGCGGATCCCGCTGGCGGGCACCAGGGCCGCGGCGGCGCCCCAGGCGTTCCTCACCGGAAAGTACGGGCGGCTGCGCACGGTGGTGGCGACCGACGACCACACCCTGCTGCTGACCACCAGCAACACCGACGACCGCGGCACCCCGCACTCCGGCGACGACCGCGTCCTGAAGCTCACCGTCAGCTGA